Proteins from a single region of Salinibacter grassmerensis:
- a CDS encoding alpha,alpha-trehalose-phosphate synthase (UDP-forming): MSLTVVANRVPIRQTDDGWETSVGGLTTALLPVLEEEGGMWVGMGEDPDLPERQEYPSDDPDFLVRRVPLSSKELEGYYYGMANQILWPLSHYLIQHLNLDDAFIETYRQVNERFAEAVLSETEKGDEDVIWIQDYHQMLSPNLIRQERPEATIGHFWHIPWPAMEIFRILPWSRELLRGMLGCDLIGFHVQEYVDNFIESAEVLLDAEVDGHRVRYDGQETRVEAHPIGIDVDRFKEMSQDESIEQDARKFRERLGSDHIVIGIDRLDYTKGIRSRMLAFEKFLEENPAYHGNVSFFQIATPSRTELESYQQIRREVDEVVGRINGRFAQENWVPVNYRYRTYTQYELCAFYRAADAALITPLRDGMNVVTQEFVTASQDGVLILSELTGAAYLLPEAVQVNPYDHGGVADAIRTALEMPTGEREERLAGLKDTIETLDVHNWAGNFLSSIQREA; encoded by the coding sequence TTGAGCCTGACTGTAGTCGCGAATCGTGTTCCCATTCGGCAGACCGACGACGGCTGGGAAACGTCGGTGGGCGGCCTCACCACTGCCCTTCTTCCCGTGCTCGAAGAGGAAGGGGGCATGTGGGTGGGCATGGGCGAAGACCCAGACCTGCCCGAGCGCCAGGAGTACCCGTCCGACGACCCTGACTTCCTCGTGCGGCGCGTGCCCCTGAGTTCGAAGGAGCTTGAGGGGTACTACTACGGCATGGCCAACCAGATTCTCTGGCCCCTCTCCCACTACCTCATTCAACACCTCAACCTGGACGACGCGTTCATCGAGACGTACCGCCAAGTGAATGAGCGCTTCGCCGAGGCCGTCCTCTCAGAAACCGAGAAGGGCGACGAGGACGTCATCTGGATCCAGGATTACCACCAGATGCTGTCGCCCAACCTCATCCGGCAGGAACGCCCGGAGGCCACGATCGGGCACTTCTGGCACATTCCGTGGCCCGCCATGGAGATCTTCCGGATCCTGCCGTGGTCGCGCGAGCTGCTGCGCGGCATGCTGGGGTGTGACCTCATCGGGTTCCACGTGCAGGAGTACGTCGACAACTTCATTGAGAGTGCCGAGGTGCTGCTCGACGCCGAGGTGGACGGCCACCGCGTCCGGTACGACGGGCAAGAGACCCGGGTGGAGGCCCACCCCATCGGAATCGACGTGGACCGCTTCAAGGAGATGTCCCAAGACGAGTCCATCGAGCAGGACGCCCGGAAATTTCGCGAGCGCCTCGGCTCCGACCACATCGTCATTGGCATCGACCGGCTCGACTACACGAAAGGCATTCGGTCGCGCATGCTGGCCTTCGAGAAGTTTTTGGAGGAGAACCCCGCGTATCACGGCAACGTGAGCTTCTTTCAGATCGCCACCCCGAGCCGTACGGAGCTGGAGTCGTACCAGCAGATCCGGCGTGAGGTGGACGAGGTGGTGGGCCGCATCAATGGCCGCTTCGCCCAGGAGAACTGGGTGCCCGTCAACTACCGCTACCGGACGTACACGCAGTACGAGCTGTGCGCCTTCTACCGGGCGGCCGACGCGGCGCTGATTACGCCCCTCCGCGACGGCATGAACGTGGTCACCCAGGAGTTCGTCACCGCCTCGCAGGACGGCGTGCTCATCCTCTCGGAGCTCACCGGGGCCGCCTACCTGCTGCCCGAGGCCGTGCAGGTCAACCCCTACGACCACGGCGGCGTGGCCGATGCCATCCGCACCGCCCTCGAAATGCCGACCGGCGAGCGCGAAGAGCGGCTCGCCGGGCTCAAGGACACCATCGAAACCCTCGACGTCCACAACTGGGCTGGAAACTTCCTCAGCTCCATTCAGCGCGAGGCATGA
- a CDS encoding glycerophosphodiester phosphodiesterase family protein, with the protein MTPALLLCLLATVGIGMPAATQAAPPPDSMAPPDTFDLQGHRGARGLVPENTIPAFRRALAIGVTTLEMDVVVSADGQVVVSHEPWMNPDICTLPSGDPVPEGSAREHNLYQLSYAEIERYDCGRRQHPDFPQQASQPAAKPRLRDVIAMAEAYAAEHNRPPAFYNIEIKSRPEGDGTFHPEPEAFAQRVLKVVREHGVAARTTIQSFDERALRAARRLREDRDADTAVQFSLLVADGTAESLPDQIDALGFTPAIYSPAYSAVDDALLRAARDRGLQVVPWTVNERDAMRRLIRLGVDGLITDYPDVGVDVVEALSASD; encoded by the coding sequence ATGACGCCTGCCCTACTGCTCTGCCTTCTCGCCACGGTCGGAATCGGGATGCCCGCCGCGACACAGGCCGCCCCTCCCCCCGACTCGATGGCCCCACCGGACACCTTCGACCTGCAGGGCCACCGGGGGGCCCGCGGCCTCGTCCCCGAGAATACAATCCCGGCGTTCCGTCGGGCGCTGGCGATCGGCGTGACGACGCTGGAGATGGATGTCGTCGTGAGCGCCGACGGGCAGGTCGTCGTGTCGCACGAGCCGTGGATGAACCCCGACATCTGTACGCTCCCGTCCGGGGACCCGGTGCCCGAAGGCAGCGCCCGCGAGCACAACCTCTATCAGCTGTCGTACGCCGAGATCGAGCGCTACGACTGCGGCCGACGGCAACACCCGGACTTTCCCCAACAGGCCTCCCAGCCGGCCGCCAAGCCCCGCCTCCGCGACGTGATTGCGATGGCGGAGGCCTACGCGGCGGAGCACAATCGCCCCCCCGCGTTCTACAACATTGAGATCAAGTCGCGGCCCGAGGGAGACGGGACGTTTCACCCCGAACCAGAGGCCTTCGCACAGCGTGTCCTGAAAGTGGTCCGTGAGCACGGGGTCGCGGCCCGGACCACGATCCAGTCGTTCGACGAGCGGGCGCTCCGGGCGGCCCGGCGCCTGCGCGAAGACCGGGACGCGGACACGGCCGTGCAGTTTTCTCTCTTGGTGGCGGACGGCACGGCGGAGTCCCTCCCCGACCAGATCGACGCCCTCGGCTTTACGCCGGCCATATACAGCCCTGCCTATTCTGCGGTCGACGATGCGCTGCTGCGGGCCGCCCGCGACCGTGGGCTCCAGGTGGTCCCCTGGACCGTGAACGAGCGCGACGCGATGCGCCGCCTGATTCGTCTCGGGGTCGACGGCCTCATCACCGACTACCCGGACGTCGGCGTGGACGTCGTGGAAGCCCTGTCCGCTTCAGACTAA
- a CDS encoding S9 family peptidase, which produces MTRRVTLSLVALLVLSVPTGPAQGQDGPEFTLERIHASTALRASTFQGGKWADQGPVITYIEAADSADATHLMRYNLRTDEQTRVIDGTNLYAGDVDRTVPIEDYTFSQAGDKVLIYTDSEEVWRANTKGYYYVYDLDAKTLTPVSDREKGYQMFAKFNPSATKVAFVRKRNLHVVDLATGTETALTTDGSEGSIINGTFDWVYEEEFGLRDGWQWSPDGRRIAFFKLDESETRSFPLTNNTTRYPETTEFRYPKAGEQNSEIKIGVVDLAAVDTTAQGQPQATQYFDTNTWNAGGRTHEYLARMGWTPEIDGTHRVWMYRLNRNQNVLDLLYGHPETGDTDQVLQDTQDTYIDVTDDKLTYLDGGEHFVFLSERTGYNHAHLYRTDGTEVGPITEGKWEVTQFHGVDAEASTAYVTGTRDTSLERHLYTTGVSFSPHEEAQPARKVTSRPGWHSINLSADRDYYIDQYSAAGTPPSWSLHEASGDRLTTLQANDTLEERLDSLDLPPKQFTSLPGADGTALNASIIKPNDFDPSRAYPVLMYVYGGPGVQTVTDQWGSSRQLWHQYLAQAHDVVVVSVDNRGTGGRGKAFQDVPYQRLGQPESADQIHAAQALADSAWVDDANIGIWGWSYGGYMTLMSMLTDEGPSTFDTGVSVAPVTDWRLYDTIYTERYMSTPDRNADGYENGAPQAYADRLHEDQNLLIVHGDDDDNVHFQNSVQMVNQLQSANKQFQFMMYPTHEHGIAGGRTRLHLFTMLTNHITEHLSSDEPAQHTE; this is translated from the coding sequence ATGACTCGCCGCGTCACCCTTTCGCTCGTTGCTCTTCTGGTGCTCTCCGTCCCCACGGGTCCGGCCCAGGGCCAGGACGGCCCCGAGTTCACCCTCGAACGCATCCACGCCTCGACCGCGCTTCGTGCTAGCACCTTTCAGGGCGGAAAATGGGCGGACCAGGGCCCGGTCATCACGTATATCGAGGCCGCCGACTCCGCCGACGCGACGCACCTCATGCGATACAACCTGCGGACGGACGAGCAGACGCGGGTGATCGACGGCACCAACCTGTACGCAGGCGACGTAGACCGGACCGTGCCAATTGAGGACTACACCTTCAGCCAGGCGGGCGACAAGGTGCTGATCTACACGGACTCGGAGGAAGTGTGGCGCGCCAACACGAAGGGCTACTACTACGTCTACGACCTCGACGCGAAGACGCTCACCCCGGTCTCGGATCGCGAAAAGGGGTATCAGATGTTCGCGAAGTTCAACCCCTCGGCCACGAAGGTGGCCTTCGTCCGGAAGCGAAACCTGCACGTCGTGGACCTGGCGACGGGAACGGAGACGGCCCTCACGACGGACGGCAGCGAGGGCAGCATCATCAACGGCACATTCGACTGGGTGTACGAGGAGGAATTCGGGCTGCGCGACGGCTGGCAGTGGAGCCCGGACGGCCGGCGCATCGCGTTCTTCAAGCTCGACGAGTCCGAGACCCGCTCGTTTCCGTTGACGAACAACACCACGCGCTACCCGGAAACCACGGAGTTTCGCTACCCGAAGGCGGGCGAGCAGAACAGCGAAATCAAGATCGGGGTGGTCGACCTCGCGGCGGTCGACACCACCGCCCAGGGCCAGCCGCAGGCGACCCAGTACTTCGACACCAACACGTGGAATGCCGGGGGCCGGACGCACGAGTACCTGGCCCGCATGGGGTGGACCCCCGAGATCGACGGCACGCACCGGGTCTGGATGTATCGCCTCAACCGAAACCAGAATGTCCTCGATCTGCTGTACGGCCATCCCGAGACCGGAGACACGGACCAGGTGCTCCAGGACACGCAGGACACCTACATTGACGTCACGGACGACAAGCTCACCTACCTCGACGGCGGCGAGCACTTCGTCTTCCTGTCGGAACGGACCGGATACAATCACGCCCACCTGTACCGTACCGACGGCACAGAGGTGGGCCCTATCACCGAGGGGAAGTGGGAAGTGACGCAGTTCCATGGCGTGGACGCGGAGGCCTCGACGGCCTACGTCACTGGCACCCGCGACACGTCGTTGGAACGGCATCTCTATACGACCGGCGTGTCGTTCAGCCCGCACGAGGAGGCCCAGCCCGCCCGCAAAGTGACGTCGCGACCGGGCTGGCACTCCATCAACCTGTCCGCGGACCGCGACTACTACATTGACCAGTACTCGGCCGCGGGCACCCCTCCCTCCTGGTCCCTCCACGAGGCGTCCGGCGACCGCCTCACGACTCTTCAGGCCAACGACACCCTCGAAGAGCGCCTCGACAGTCTCGACCTGCCCCCGAAGCAGTTCACGAGCCTCCCCGGGGCCGACGGCACCGCCCTCAACGCATCCATCATCAAGCCCAACGACTTTGACCCCTCGCGGGCGTATCCGGTACTGATGTACGTCTACGGCGGGCCCGGCGTGCAGACGGTAACCGACCAGTGGGGGAGCAGCCGACAACTCTGGCACCAGTACCTGGCCCAGGCCCACGACGTGGTCGTCGTCAGCGTCGACAACCGGGGCACCGGCGGGCGCGGAAAGGCGTTTCAGGACGTGCCGTACCAGCGCCTCGGCCAGCCGGAGTCGGCCGACCAGATTCACGCGGCACAGGCCCTGGCCGACTCCGCGTGGGTGGACGACGCCAACATCGGCATCTGGGGCTGGAGCTACGGCGGATACATGACCCTCATGTCCATGCTGACCGACGAGGGCCCGTCCACGTTCGACACGGGCGTCTCGGTGGCCCCCGTAACCGACTGGCGGCTCTACGATACCATCTACACCGAGCGCTACATGTCGACGCCCGACCGGAACGCAGACGGCTACGAGAACGGGGCCCCGCAGGCCTACGCCGACCGCCTGCACGAAGACCAGAACCTACTGATCGTGCACGGCGACGATGACGACAACGTGCACTTCCAAAACAGCGTCCAGATGGTGAACCAGCTGCAGTCGGCCAATAAGCAGTTCCAGTTCATGATGTACCCGACCCACGAGCACGGCATTGCGGGGGGACGGACGCGACTGCACCTATTCACCATGCTCACCAATCACATCACCGAACACTTGTCCTCGGACGAGCCCGCACAGCACACAGAATAG
- the alr gene encoding alanine racemase — translation MRLLVYFHAQSFPFAIDRPTHTVEEAPVTATVDLAAIRHNAGVLQERAGEADVMAIIKADAYGHGARPVARAACEAGIRHYGVARLPEGIHLREAGHKGRILVLGAPAPAQLPQYAEYNLDLTVPSADIAAAVVRHASPTAPLRVHVTVDTGMGRLGLAPDDAPAVMTRLADAPGVRLAGLWTHFATADAPGSSFAKTQLDRFREVVDAVDVDVEHVHAANTGGLLTIGTPTYEFDASLVRSGIALYGLAATPELSARLDLRPAMRLTARVTHLKTVPAGTPISYGATWEAPRRTRIATLGVGYGDGYPRRCSGHASVRIGGALCPIVGTICMDMCMVDLGPPDEAPATRVDRGDDAVLFGPAGPTVYDVAQWSDTIPYEILCGVSPRVPRRHVNCEDEAPALSSPARTAPPGG, via the coding sequence ATGCGTTTGCTCGTTTATTTTCACGCGCAGTCCTTCCCTTTCGCCATCGATCGGCCGACACACACAGTCGAGGAGGCGCCAGTGACCGCCACCGTGGACCTGGCGGCCATTCGTCACAACGCGGGCGTCCTGCAGGAGCGGGCGGGGGAGGCCGACGTGATGGCCATCATTAAGGCCGACGCGTACGGGCATGGGGCGCGTCCGGTGGCCCGAGCGGCATGCGAGGCAGGGATTCGCCATTACGGCGTGGCCCGGCTGCCCGAAGGCATTCACCTGCGAGAAGCCGGGCACAAGGGCCGCATTCTCGTCCTTGGGGCCCCGGCCCCAGCGCAACTGCCGCAGTACGCCGAATACAATCTCGACCTGACCGTCCCCTCGGCCGACATTGCGGCTGCAGTCGTGCGGCACGCATCGCCGACGGCCCCGCTCCGAGTTCACGTCACGGTCGACACGGGCATGGGACGTCTTGGGCTGGCCCCCGACGACGCGCCAGCGGTGATGACGCGCCTGGCCGACGCGCCGGGCGTCCGCCTCGCTGGGCTGTGGACCCACTTCGCGACGGCCGATGCCCCCGGAAGTTCGTTTGCGAAGACCCAACTCGATCGCTTTCGGGAGGTGGTGGACGCGGTCGACGTGGACGTCGAGCACGTGCACGCAGCCAACACAGGAGGACTTCTCACAATCGGGACGCCCACCTACGAATTCGACGCGTCCCTCGTGCGGAGCGGCATTGCGCTGTACGGGTTGGCGGCGACCCCGGAGCTGAGCGCCCGTCTCGACCTGCGCCCGGCCATGCGGCTCACGGCCCGGGTCACCCACCTCAAGACGGTCCCGGCCGGCACGCCGATCTCGTACGGGGCGACATGGGAGGCCCCCCGTCGAACCCGCATTGCGACGTTGGGAGTCGGATACGGCGACGGCTATCCGCGCCGGTGCTCCGGCCACGCCTCCGTGCGGATCGGGGGCGCCCTGTGTCCCATCGTGGGCACCATCTGCATGGACATGTGTATGGTCGACCTTGGCCCGCCGGACGAGGCCCCGGCCACGCGTGTCGACCGGGGCGATGACGCCGTCTTGTTTGGCCCCGCCGGCCCCACTGTCTATGACGTGGCCCAGTGGAGCGACACCATCCCGTACGAGATTCTGTGCGGGGTGTCTCCCCGCGTGCCCCGGCGGCACGTAAATTGCGAGGACGAAGCCCCGGCATTGTCCTCTCCGGCACGGACCGCCCCGCCAGGCGGATGA
- a CDS encoding response regulator transcription factor, translated as MPITADPSDIDVLVVDDEKDVVEVVGHFLEEEGYTVHTAFDGEEALETASGKIDLIVLDIMLPGVDGYEVCRELRDRVETEEIPIVFLSAKTEEEDQIEGLMLGGDDYLTKPVSPQVLVAHVKAVLRRSGVEESSILEVDGLKIYEDEYRAELNGEDLGLTLTEFELLRYLVRHPRKAFTRQQLLETIWKDAMMVTERTVDAHIKNLREKLGEFAQHIQTVRGVGYRFVQEEESAEA; from the coding sequence ATGCCTATTACTGCCGACCCCAGTGACATCGATGTCCTCGTTGTTGACGACGAGAAAGATGTCGTCGAAGTTGTAGGTCACTTTCTTGAGGAAGAAGGGTACACTGTTCACACGGCGTTCGACGGAGAGGAAGCCCTCGAAACGGCCTCGGGAAAAATCGACTTGATCGTCCTGGACATCATGCTTCCGGGCGTAGACGGCTACGAGGTATGCAGAGAGCTCCGAGACCGTGTCGAGACCGAGGAGATTCCCATTGTCTTTCTGAGTGCGAAGACCGAAGAGGAAGACCAGATTGAGGGCCTCATGCTCGGGGGCGACGATTATCTCACCAAGCCCGTCTCGCCGCAGGTGCTCGTGGCGCACGTAAAGGCTGTGCTGCGACGCTCCGGGGTAGAGGAGAGCAGCATCCTCGAGGTGGATGGCCTCAAGATTTACGAGGACGAGTACCGTGCGGAGTTGAACGGGGAGGATCTTGGCCTGACCCTGACGGAGTTTGAGCTTCTTCGCTACCTGGTGCGTCACCCGCGCAAGGCCTTTACCCGCCAGCAGCTGCTGGAAACCATCTGGAAGGACGCGATGATGGTGACCGAGCGAACCGTGGACGCACACATCAAGAACCTGCGCGAGAAGCTTGGCGAATTCGCCCAGCACATCCAGACAGTTCGGGGCGTTGGGTACCGATTCGTACAGGAGGAGGAGTCGGCCGAAGCATAA
- a CDS encoding sensor histidine kinase — MSFVRSIRDALLPRRASTQTWMVLTFALFVGTAVVGVGLYVVLVLRGEMRTAMQETLREQADRIAVQVEQEPDPVRRGRIVDNLTELRDLHVTLVTPDTTYRPSPRTAYPFPADTLVEASALQDMADETVRFARYEPEDGQQFFLAALYRPSSDLVVQVGQPPPPLYWLAQRSQVVLVLGMILALMLALIGSFIAAYQITTPLTHISKTARRVADGKLTGKIQVESRAAEFQDLAESLNRASDTFREKIEELERMTRLQSEFIGNVSHEVRNPIFSISGYLEALGTSGLDDEQRKMYSEKALTNLNRLQNLFNDLIDIARLEYKEDLINRSAFDLKDLVDEVAEMLRPKAEEKGLDLEADVSRFFVHADRSRVRQVLTNLIENGIAYTGSGSVRCRVQRRLDKVRVEVVDTGQGIDEDHLDRIFERFYRVDPDRSRESGGTGLGLSIVKQILQAHGEDIHVESTKGRGTRFWFELPYEPEPEPEAIEA, encoded by the coding sequence ATGTCTTTCGTTCGGTCAATTCGAGACGCGCTCCTGCCCCGCCGGGCCTCGACGCAGACCTGGATGGTCTTGACGTTCGCCCTGTTCGTGGGCACGGCTGTCGTAGGCGTGGGGCTCTACGTGGTGCTGGTCCTCCGCGGAGAGATGCGGACGGCCATGCAGGAGACGCTCCGTGAGCAGGCCGACCGGATTGCGGTGCAGGTGGAGCAGGAGCCGGATCCGGTGCGGCGTGGGCGCATCGTGGACAACCTGACGGAGCTGCGAGACCTGCACGTTACCCTCGTCACCCCCGATACAACCTACCGCCCGTCCCCCCGGACGGCCTATCCCTTCCCGGCCGATACGCTGGTCGAGGCGTCGGCCCTCCAGGACATGGCGGACGAGACGGTCCGGTTTGCCCGGTATGAGCCTGAGGACGGCCAGCAGTTCTTCCTGGCGGCCCTCTACCGCCCATCCTCTGACTTAGTCGTGCAGGTGGGCCAGCCGCCCCCGCCGCTGTACTGGCTTGCCCAACGCTCCCAGGTCGTGCTCGTACTGGGTATGATTCTGGCGCTCATGCTGGCCCTCATCGGGAGCTTCATCGCGGCTTACCAGATCACCACCCCCCTTACGCACATCAGCAAAACGGCCCGCCGGGTGGCCGATGGGAAGCTGACCGGCAAAATCCAGGTCGAGTCCCGCGCGGCGGAGTTTCAGGACCTCGCCGAGAGCCTCAATCGGGCCTCCGACACGTTCCGGGAGAAGATTGAGGAGCTGGAGCGCATGACCCGGCTGCAGAGCGAGTTCATCGGCAACGTCTCCCACGAGGTCCGCAACCCCATCTTTTCCATTAGCGGGTACTTGGAGGCCCTCGGGACGTCCGGGCTCGACGACGAGCAGCGGAAGATGTACTCCGAGAAGGCCCTCACCAACCTGAATCGCCTCCAGAACCTCTTCAACGACCTCATCGACATTGCCCGGCTCGAATACAAGGAGGACCTCATCAATCGGTCGGCGTTCGACCTGAAGGACCTAGTCGACGAGGTGGCCGAGATGCTGCGGCCCAAGGCCGAGGAAAAAGGCCTCGACCTCGAGGCCGACGTATCGCGCTTTTTCGTCCACGCCGATCGCTCCCGCGTCCGCCAGGTGCTGACCAACCTCATTGAGAACGGCATCGCGTACACGGGCAGCGGATCGGTGCGGTGCCGGGTGCAGCGACGCCTCGACAAAGTCCGCGTAGAGGTCGTGGATACGGGACAGGGCATCGACGAAGATCACCTCGATCGCATCTTCGAACGCTTCTACCGGGTGGACCCGGACCGCTCCCGCGAGAGTGGCGGGACCGGGCTCGGGCTCAGCATCGTCAAGCAGATCCTCCAGGCCCACGGTGAAGACATCCACGTTGAGAGCACCAAGGGACGAGGGACCCGCTTCTGGTTTGAACTTCCCTACGAGCCTGAGCCCGAGCCGGAGGCCATTGAGGCGTAG
- a CDS encoding alpha-ketoacid dehydrogenase subunit alpha/beta: protein MQDTNDSDLDTQTNASSDGPPSASPDAEEAVKTAAEEIPAENLMHGDGHAAIPQIPSITSDGSIEVDELSPADFEPDDLRQRLRTMMLSRRLDEKMMTLLKQGKGHFHIGCAGHEAMQSAISRYSRPGEGPGYDWFCFYYRDLCMALSLGMTTKEALLAHLAKADDPNSGGRQMPEHFGLKHLNVMTTASSVGAQFNPGVGFGFGIQQRGEDNYVYISCGDGATSQGDFHEALNWAAREQAPALFLVQDNKYAISVPIEEQTAGGTPYKLAAGYEGLSRMRVDGTDFFASASAAQAAIQHIRDGKGPVCLVADVVRLLPHSSSDDHTKYRTPDELEADRKIDPIDRLEAALIDEGILTAEDAEALQDEVHEEVDEATEWAKQQDDPSPETANDHVFFEGDLDLDYNSEDDLDEDAEPMVMVDAINRTLKEEMARDESVIVYGEDVAGDKGGVFTATKNLTDEFGGDRCFNSPLAEGSIIGTAVGYAASGFTPVVEIQFADYIWPAMQQLRNQVAPFRYRSDGEWGCPMVVRVPCGGYIHGGLCHSQNVESIFGHTPGLKVALPSTAADAKGLLATAIRSEDPVLFLEHKALYRAASARTPTPPEDYTLPFGEARIAREGSDMTIVTYGMMTPKSLNAAQELEQEGVDVEVVDLRTIVPLDSETVLESVRKTNRALVVYEDHEFIGFGAELCAQIADDAFTHLDAPVRRVAGEFTPIPFAHSLERSVLPSDEGILEAARDLAAF, encoded by the coding sequence ATGCAAGATACGAACGACTCGGACCTTGACACCCAGACGAATGCGTCGTCGGACGGCCCCCCGTCCGCATCTCCCGACGCGGAGGAGGCTGTGAAGACGGCCGCCGAAGAGATTCCGGCCGAGAACCTCATGCACGGCGACGGCCACGCGGCCATTCCCCAGATCCCGTCCATCACCTCGGACGGGTCGATCGAGGTCGACGAGCTGTCCCCCGCGGACTTCGAGCCCGATGACTTGCGGCAGCGGCTCCGCACGATGATGCTCTCGCGGCGGCTCGACGAGAAAATGATGACGCTGCTCAAGCAGGGCAAGGGGCACTTTCACATCGGGTGTGCCGGGCACGAGGCCATGCAGTCGGCCATCAGCCGCTACTCACGACCCGGAGAGGGCCCCGGCTACGACTGGTTCTGCTTCTACTACCGAGACCTGTGCATGGCGCTCTCCCTCGGGATGACGACGAAGGAGGCCCTGCTCGCCCACCTCGCGAAGGCCGACGATCCGAACTCAGGGGGGCGCCAGATGCCGGAGCACTTCGGCCTAAAGCACCTCAACGTGATGACGACGGCTTCCTCGGTCGGGGCACAGTTCAATCCTGGGGTCGGATTCGGGTTTGGCATCCAGCAGCGCGGGGAGGACAACTACGTGTACATCTCGTGCGGCGACGGCGCCACCTCACAGGGCGACTTCCACGAGGCCCTCAACTGGGCGGCCCGGGAGCAGGCGCCCGCCCTGTTCCTGGTACAGGACAACAAGTACGCCATCAGCGTCCCCATCGAGGAGCAGACCGCGGGCGGCACCCCGTACAAGCTGGCTGCGGGCTACGAGGGACTCAGCCGGATGCGGGTGGACGGAACGGACTTCTTTGCCAGTGCCTCTGCCGCACAGGCCGCCATCCAGCACATCCGTGACGGCAAGGGGCCGGTCTGCCTCGTGGCCGACGTGGTGCGCCTGCTGCCTCACTCCTCCTCCGACGACCACACCAAGTACCGCACGCCCGACGAGTTGGAGGCCGACCGCAAAATTGACCCTATTGACCGCCTGGAGGCGGCCCTCATCGACGAGGGCATCCTGACAGCGGAGGACGCGGAGGCCCTGCAAGACGAGGTCCACGAGGAGGTCGACGAGGCGACCGAGTGGGCGAAACAGCAGGACGACCCGTCCCCCGAGACCGCCAACGATCACGTCTTCTTCGAGGGCGACCTCGACCTCGATTACAATTCCGAAGACGACCTCGACGAAGACGCCGAGCCGATGGTGATGGTCGACGCCATCAACCGCACGCTCAAAGAAGAGATGGCGCGTGACGAGTCGGTCATCGTCTACGGCGAGGACGTGGCGGGCGACAAGGGCGGCGTCTTTACCGCAACCAAAAACCTCACCGACGAATTTGGCGGGGATCGCTGCTTCAACTCGCCGCTGGCCGAGGGGTCCATTATCGGCACCGCGGTGGGGTACGCCGCGAGCGGCTTCACGCCGGTCGTCGAAATCCAGTTTGCCGACTACATCTGGCCGGCGATGCAGCAGCTGCGCAACCAGGTGGCGCCCTTCCGCTACCGCTCGGACGGGGAGTGGGGCTGCCCCATGGTCGTTCGCGTGCCTTGTGGGGGTTACATCCACGGTGGCCTTTGCCACTCGCAGAACGTCGAGTCCATCTTCGGCCACACGCCCGGCCTGAAGGTGGCCCTCCCCTCCACGGCCGCCGACGCGAAGGGACTTCTCGCCACCGCCATCCGCTCGGAGGACCCGGTGCTCTTCCTGGAGCACAAGGCGCTCTACCGGGCCGCGTCGGCCCGCACCCCCACGCCGCCGGAGGATTACACCCTTCCCTTCGGCGAGGCGCGCATTGCCCGCGAGGGGTCGGACATGACGATCGTCACCTACGGCATGATGACCCCGAAGTCGCTCAACGCGGCGCAGGAGCTGGAGCAGGAGGGCGTGGACGTGGAAGTCGTGGACCTGCGCACCATCGTGCCGCTCGACTCGGAAACGGTCCTGGAGTCGGTCCGGAAGACAAACCGTGCGCTCGTCGTCTACGAGGATCACGAGTTCATCGGCTTTGGGGCCGAGCTCTGCGCCCAGATTGCCGACGACGCGTTCACGCACCTCGACGCCCCTGTTCGCCGCGTCGCGGGCGAGTTTACGCCCATTCCGTTCGCCCACTCCCTCGAGCGGAGCGTGCTCCCGAGCGACGAGGGCATTCTGGAAGCGGCCCGCGACCTCGCTGCCTTTTAG
- a CDS encoding DUF2231 domain-containing protein translates to MIPDFLLPEWVPNAHPLIVHFPIALIFVSIAADALALWLGERWETGQEVATGLYAATGLSAIASYYSGTWAIDTVPIVTPGAAQTLSTHSFWAWYTMVSTSGYALLRTAGLFIPWVRARRSAHVVLFLLGLGTLVPMHETGENGGAMVYKRGVGVTRTQEVPSTSSPAADSTQRDTTAQASESAAGSSSSDAESP, encoded by the coding sequence GTGATCCCCGATTTTCTGCTGCCTGAGTGGGTGCCGAACGCACATCCTCTCATTGTGCACTTCCCCATTGCCCTTATTTTTGTTTCCATTGCCGCCGACGCACTCGCCCTGTGGCTTGGGGAGCGATGGGAGACGGGCCAGGAGGTAGCAACGGGGCTCTACGCAGCGACGGGGCTGAGCGCGATCGCGAGCTACTACAGCGGCACCTGGGCAATCGACACGGTTCCGATCGTGACGCCCGGCGCCGCCCAGACCCTGTCGACGCACTCATTCTGGGCGTGGTACACAATGGTGTCGACGAGCGGATACGCCCTCCTTCGGACCGCCGGGCTCTTCATCCCCTGGGTCCGAGCTCGGCGCTCCGCCCACGTCGTCCTGTTCCTTCTTGGACTGGGGACCCTGGTGCCGATGCACGAGACCGGAGAGAACGGAGGGGCCATGGTGTACAAGCGCGGCGTTGGCGTCACGCGCACTCAGGAAGTGCCGTCCACGTCCTCTCCAGCCGCGGACTCCACACAGCGAGACACCACGGCGCAAGCCTCCGAGTCCGCTGCAGGCTCGTCTTCCTCCGACGCCGAGAGTCCGTAG